One Centroberyx gerrardi isolate f3 chromosome 2, fCenGer3.hap1.cur.20231027, whole genome shotgun sequence DNA window includes the following coding sequences:
- the kcmf1 gene encoding E3 ubiquitin-protein ligase KCMF1 isoform X2 → MSRHEDLYYGGDTFSVEQPQSFTCPYCGKMGYTETSLQEHVTSEHAETSTEVICPICAALPGGDPNHVTDDFTAHLTLEHRAPRDLDESSSVRHVRRMFHPGRGLGGPRARRTNMHFTSGSTGGLSSSSQSSTYTPSNREAMDPIAELLSQLSGVRRAAGGQINSSGPSASQLQQLQMQLQLERQQAQAARQQLETGRHATRRSNNPGNIGSTIPPPNAASANTATVVESNPSSSSHSSQFLLARLNEPKMSEAERQLLEGERADRSLFVQELLLSTLMHEESSSSDEDERRDFGDFGAMGCVDIMPLDVALENLQLRESSSTRKEPPPPPL, encoded by the exons ATGTCCCGACATGAGG ACTTGTATTATGGAGGAGACACTTTCTCAGTAGAGCAACCCCAGTCGTTCACCTGTCCCTACTGTGGCAAGATGGGTTACACAGAGACGTCCCTACAGGAGCATGTCACCTCAGAGCATGCGGAGACTTCCACAGAGGTG ATCTGTCCAATATGTGCTGCCTTGCCAGGAGGGGACCCCAACCACGTCACAGATGACTTTACAGCTCACCTCACACTCGAACACAGAGCACCTAGAGATTTA GATGAGTCCAGCAGTGTCCGGCATGTACGCAGGATGTTCCACCCTGGACGAGGACTGGGCGGTCCCAGAGCACGCCGGACAAATATGCACTTTACTAGCGGCTCCACGGGGGGACTCTCCTCCTCTTCGCAAAGCTCCACATACACCCCCAGTAACAGGGAAGCTATGGACCCCATCGCAG AGTTGTTGTCTCAGCTGTCAGGTGTGCGGCGTGCAGCAGGGGGGCAAATAAACTCATCAGGGCCTTCAGCATCCCAGCTACAACAGCTCCAGATGCAACTGCAGTTGGAGCGCCAGCAGGCGCAGGCGGCGCGGCAGCAGCTGGAGACGGGCCGCCACGCAACGCGACGTAGCAACAACCCGGGCAACATTGGCTCCACCATCCCCCCACCCAACGCAGCATCTGCCAACACGGCCACCGTGGTTGAAAGCAATCCCTCCTCCTCGTCCCACAGCTCCCAGTTCCTACTAGCACG GTTGAATGAACCCAAGATGTCGGAGGCAGAGCGGCAGCTGCTGGAAGGAGAGCGCGCCGACCGCAGCCTGTTTGTCCAGGAGCTTCTGTTGTCCACGCTGATGCACGAAGAGAGCTCCTCTTCGGACGAGGACGAGCGCCGAGACTTCGGCGACTTCGGAGCCATGGGTTGCGTGGATATCATGCCTTTAGATGTGGCATTGGAGAACCTTCAGCTTAGAGAGAGCAGCTCTACAAGGAAGGAgcctccaccgcctcctctTTGA
- the kcmf1 gene encoding E3 ubiquitin-protein ligase KCMF1 isoform X1 — MSRHEGVSCDACLKGNFRGRRFKCLICYDYDLCASCYESGATTTRHTTEHPMQCILTRVDYDLYYGGDTFSVEQPQSFTCPYCGKMGYTETSLQEHVTSEHAETSTEVICPICAALPGGDPNHVTDDFTAHLTLEHRAPRDLDESSSVRHVRRMFHPGRGLGGPRARRTNMHFTSGSTGGLSSSSQSSTYTPSNREAMDPIAELLSQLSGVRRAAGGQINSSGPSASQLQQLQMQLQLERQQAQAARQQLETGRHATRRSNNPGNIGSTIPPPNAASANTATVVESNPSSSSHSSQFLLARLNEPKMSEAERQLLEGERADRSLFVQELLLSTLMHEESSSSDEDERRDFGDFGAMGCVDIMPLDVALENLQLRESSSTRKEPPPPPL, encoded by the exons ATGTCCCGACATGAGG GTGTGAGCTGTGATGCATGTTTAAAAGGGAACTTTAGAGGGAGACGGTTCAAGTGTTTAATTTGCTACGACTACGACCTGTGTGCATCGTGCTACGAGAGTGGAGCCACAACAACAAGACACACCACAGAGCACCCCATGCAGTGTATATTAACCAGGGTAGACTATG ACTTGTATTATGGAGGAGACACTTTCTCAGTAGAGCAACCCCAGTCGTTCACCTGTCCCTACTGTGGCAAGATGGGTTACACAGAGACGTCCCTACAGGAGCATGTCACCTCAGAGCATGCGGAGACTTCCACAGAGGTG ATCTGTCCAATATGTGCTGCCTTGCCAGGAGGGGACCCCAACCACGTCACAGATGACTTTACAGCTCACCTCACACTCGAACACAGAGCACCTAGAGATTTA GATGAGTCCAGCAGTGTCCGGCATGTACGCAGGATGTTCCACCCTGGACGAGGACTGGGCGGTCCCAGAGCACGCCGGACAAATATGCACTTTACTAGCGGCTCCACGGGGGGACTCTCCTCCTCTTCGCAAAGCTCCACATACACCCCCAGTAACAGGGAAGCTATGGACCCCATCGCAG AGTTGTTGTCTCAGCTGTCAGGTGTGCGGCGTGCAGCAGGGGGGCAAATAAACTCATCAGGGCCTTCAGCATCCCAGCTACAACAGCTCCAGATGCAACTGCAGTTGGAGCGCCAGCAGGCGCAGGCGGCGCGGCAGCAGCTGGAGACGGGCCGCCACGCAACGCGACGTAGCAACAACCCGGGCAACATTGGCTCCACCATCCCCCCACCCAACGCAGCATCTGCCAACACGGCCACCGTGGTTGAAAGCAATCCCTCCTCCTCGTCCCACAGCTCCCAGTTCCTACTAGCACG GTTGAATGAACCCAAGATGTCGGAGGCAGAGCGGCAGCTGCTGGAAGGAGAGCGCGCCGACCGCAGCCTGTTTGTCCAGGAGCTTCTGTTGTCCACGCTGATGCACGAAGAGAGCTCCTCTTCGGACGAGGACGAGCGCCGAGACTTCGGCGACTTCGGAGCCATGGGTTGCGTGGATATCATGCCTTTAGATGTGGCATTGGAGAACCTTCAGCTTAGAGAGAGCAGCTCTACAAGGAAGGAgcctccaccgcctcctctTTGA